DNA from Dietzia lutea:
GTCGGCCGGTCCGATCCCGCGGAGACCACCGGTCCCCCGCCCGACGCCGCGGCCTCTGTGACCGCCGCCCCCGACGGCGGCGCGGCACGACCCGTGCGGGTGGTGCCCATCGCCCTCGCCGATCCCGCCGTGGCCGACCTCCTGCAGCCCGGCGACCTCGTCGACCTCGTCTCCACGATCGACGCCGGGGCCGTCCCGGGTACCAGCGACTTCGGCGGGCAGGCGGCCCAGCGCCCTGCCGCGGACGCTTCCGAGCACGGCGACGCGGATGCCGCCGGGCACGGCGCCGCCGGCGATCTCGTCGTCGCGCGTGCAGCCCGGGTACGCGACACCCCTGCCGGGCGTTCGGGTGCCCGATCCGTGCTGGTCGAGGTCCCCGAGGACCTAGCCGCCCACCTCGCCGCGACGGCCGCCACTAGCCCACTGGCCGTCGTCGTGCACGGCTGAGCGGCCGAGCGCGGGTATTCCGCGGCGGCGTGTCCTGCTGATATCGTCCGTGCCGATTCGGCAGCGCGGTGACTACAGCTGACAGGGGCGGGCGATGCTCAAGGGTTTCCGGGATTTCATCATGCAGGGCAACGTGATCGACCTGGCCGTGGCCGTCGTGATCGGCACCGCCTTCGCATCGATCGTCGACGCGTTCACCAGCGCGATCATCAACCCGCTCATCGCCCTGCTCGGCGGCGACAAGGAGATCGGCTTCGCCGTCCAGCTCCTGCAGAACAACCCCGAGACGCTGATGGACTTCGGGAGTCTCATCTCGGCGGTCATCAACTTCCTGCTCATCGCCGCCATCATCTACTTCGTGCTGGTGGGGCCGATGAACAAGATGAAGGAAGCCGCCGCCAGTCGGAAGGGCATCGAGGCCCCCGCCACGGACAACGAACTCCTCGTGGAGATCCGCGACCTGCTCGCCGGGCGGCCGCTCGCGCACCCCTCCGACCCCGAGAATCCAGCCAGCGAGTCCTGACGGCGTCGCTCGGGCGGTGTGCTGGCAGCTCCCCGGGGCGGACGTGCGCCGTCAGCGGGACGGGCTCAGTCATGGTGGCGGGGTGGGCTCAGTCGTGGTGGGGTGGGCGTTGCTCGCGCCACCAGTCGTCCCCGAGCCGGGTGTCCCTGCCGCGCGCCTCGTCGGAAGTGGTCTCCGGCAGCGTCTCGCCGAACACCTCGTCGATGCGCTTGCGGTCCGCGGCGCGGCGGTCGGCCCCGTTGTGGGTGGTCCCCCGGGGGCCGGTCCGCCGATCGTCGTCGGTGTCCCGCGAGCCGATCACAGACCGTCGAAGCCCGACAGCTGCGCGACCACGTACGACACGAGCGGGCACAGCGTGGCCATCCCGTCGCGGATGGCGGCCCGGCTCGGCGCGAGGTTCGCGACCACCGTGCTGCCGGAGACCCCCACGTGCCCGCGGGAGACGATCGAATCGACGGCACCCGCGGTGAGGCCGGACGAGCGGATGGCCTCGGCGATACCGGGCAGTCGCTGGTCGAGGATCTCCTCGGTGACCTCCGGCGTGATGTCGCGGGGGCCGACGCCGGTCCCGCCGATGGTGACGACGAAGTCGAACCCGCCGACGACCGCGGTCTCGAGCGCCTTGCGGATCTCCGACTCGTCGGCCGCCACCCCGACGACGCCGCCCACGAGGAAGCCCTCCTCCTCGAGGAGCTCGGTGACCAGCGGGCCGATGAAGTCCTCCCGCTCCGGCATCCGGTCCGTGACCACCACGACCATCGCGCGGCCGGCGATCGCCGGCTCCGGCGGCTCTACGGCCGTCGGGTCGAAGTCCACGTGCGTGGGAAGCTTGCGGCCTCCGGGCAGGGCCCTCGGATCGAATCTGGTGCTCATCTGGCCTCTCCCAGTGCAACGTCGACGGTGTTCGGCGGTTCGCCCTCACGAGAAGCATAGGTGACGGACACCGTCTCCCCCGGAGCGCGGGACCGGATCGCCGCGACGAGCGCGTCACCGTTCTCGATGAGCCGCTCGCCTACCCGGGTGACGATGGCGCCCTCCTCGATGCCCGCGCGGTCAGCCGGGCCGCCGGGCTCGACCGAGCGCACCAGCGCGCCGTCTCCGGCCGGGGAGTCGCTCACCGTAACGCCGAGCACCGCCCGGGTGGCGAACCCCTGCTTGATGATCTGATCGGCGATCCGGCGGGCCTGGTCCACCGGGATCGCGAATCCCAGCCCGATCGACCCCGAGTTGCCCGAGCCCAGCGACGCGATGGCCGAGTTGATGCCGATCAGCTCGCCGTTCATGTTCACCAGGGCGCCACCGGAGTTGCCGGGGTTCACCGCGGCGTCGGTCTGGATCGCGTCGATCACCGTGCTCTGATCGGACTGCGCACCACCGGCACGCACCGGGCGCTCCAGCGCCGAGACGATACCGGTCGTGACCGTCCCGGACAGCCCGAGCGGCGAGCCGATGGCGGCCACGGCCTGGCCCTCGTTCAGGTTGGCGGACGTGCCGAGCGCGACCGGCGTCAGCGGGCGGGGCGCCTCGGCTCTGATGACCGCGATGTCCGTCGCGGGGTCGGTACCCACGATGCTCGCGGGTGCCTTGGAGCCGTCATCGAAGCGCACCTGGATAGTGCCGCCGACGGTAGCCATCGCGATGACGTGGTTGTTGGTGATGATGAGCCCGTCCGCCGTGAGCACGACCCCGGACCCCTCGCCTCGCCCGGTCTGGGCGCGCACGTCGATCGAGACGACGCTCGGCAGCACCTTGTCGGCGACCGCCTCGACCGTGCCGTCCGGCGCCTGCCCCACCGGCTGGGTGGCGCTGATCGGTGAGGACAGGCCCTCACCCGATCCACCTGCCACCGTCGCGCCGATCCACCCGCCCAGTCCGCCCGAGACGAGCATGGCGGCCACGATGCCGGCCACGACAAGTCCCTTGCCGGTCTTGCGCGACGTCGACCCGGGCTCGCCTCCGATGTGCCCCGGCCCGCCCTGGAAGGGCGTGCCCGTCGTCGCTCCCGGTCCCGCGGGGCCGGCCTGGCCCGGGTGCTGCTGCGGGGGAAACGCCGTGGTGGCGCGGCCGTCGTCGCCCCACCCCTGAGCGGGCCGACCCGGACCCGCGGGGGCACCCGGGCCAGCCGGTCCGCCGGGCGCGGCCGCACGCTGCTCACCGTAGGGGTACCGACCGGCATACGGGTCGCGACCCCCATAGGGGTTCTGTCCTGCCGGATGCTGCGGGGATCCGCCGAGGCCCGCGCCCGGTCCGGCGGCCCATTCGTCTCCGGGTCCCCGGTCGCCCGGGCCCCGACCGTTCTCGTTCTCCATGGCCCCATCGTCCCTGACCGCGCTGTGTGCCGGCTGAAACCCGACCGGAACTGGCCAGGCACCCCCGGGGGCACCCGGCGATCAGTTGGGGAACTGCTCGCTACCCGGGATGGTGAGGCGCACCTGCGCGCCACCGCCCTCGGCGTCACCGATCTCGACGGTACCGCCGTGCCGGGTCGTCACCTGTCGGACGATCGCGAGACCGAGACCGGACCCCGGCATGCCGCGGGCCTCGCGGGACCGGTGGAACCTCTCGAACACGAGCTCCCTGTCCTCTTCGGGGATACCGGGGCCCTCATCTGACACCGTCAGCTCCATCACCGCGTCGGACACGGGCCGCATCCGCACGGTCACCGTGCCACCGGCCGGACTCCATTTGGCCGCGTTGTCGCACACGTTGAGCACCGCACGCTCGATCCCCGCCGAATCGCCGTACGAATACCACGGCCTCAACTCGACGTCGAACTCCACGTCGTGCCGGCGGCGACGCACCCGCTCGAGCGCCCGCTCGACGGCCTCGGATACGGCGACCGGCTCTAACTCGACCTCGCCGGAGTCCTCGCGCGCGAGCTCGACGAGATCCCCCACCAGCTGGCTGAGCTCGGAGATCTGCCCGACGACGTCCTCCTCGAGGGAGCGCCTGTCCGCATCCGGGATCGACGGCGCCCCCGGGCGGCTGGCGGCGATGAGCAGCTCGACGTTCGTCCGGAGACTCGTGAGCGGGGTCTTGAGTTCGTGCCCGGCGTCCGCGACGAGGCGCGCCTGGCGTTCGCGGCTCTCGCCCAGCGCGACGAGCATCTGGTTGAAGCTGCTCGTGAGGCGTGCGATCTCGTCGTCACCGGCCACGGGGATCGGCCGCAGGTCGTCGGTCCGGGCGATGCGCTCCACCGCCCTGGTCAGGCGGGCGACCGGCGCGAGCCCGGTCCGACCCACCGCGGTGCCCGCCACCGCGGCCAGCGCGATCCCGGCCGCACCGACCAGGGTGAGCACGATCGCCAGACGGTTGAGGGCCGCCCTGGTGGGGCCGAGGTCCTGAGCGAGGATGAGCGTGGACCCGTCCCGGACGCCGACCGCATAGATCTGCTTGCCGCTCGAGGTCCGAAGACTCGATTCGGACTCCCCGCGCACGACGGAGATCTCCGGCCCGCCGATCTGGAACGGCTCGCCGGTCGCGGTACGTACGCCCGAGGGCGCCACGATCTGCGCGTCCAGATTCGGGTTAAACGCGCGGAGCGCGATGAGGGTGCTGCGGGACTGCAGCGCGAATTCGGACGCCAGCTGACTGTTCACCAACTGATCGGCCTGCTGCTGCAGCCGACTGTTGACGTCGCTGTACATCGACCCCGACACGACGAAGTACGCCGCGACGGCCATCAGGGCCACCGCGACCCCCACCGAGCTCGCTGCCAACAGCGTGACCCGCTGGTGCAGTGAGATCGGGGCGGTTCCCGTCCGCATCGCGCGGGCCGGCACTACGGCGTCTCGCGCAGCACGTATCCGACACCGCGGACGGTGTGGATCAACCGGTTCTCGCCCTCACCTTCCGTCTTGCGGCGCAGGTAGCCGATGTAGACCTCGAGCGCGTTACCCGACGTCGGGAAGTCGTAGCCCCACACCTCCTCGAGGATGTGGCTGCGGGTCAGCACCCGACGCGGGTGGTGCATGAGCAACTCGAGCAGGGAGAACTCGGTGCGGGTGAGCTGGATGCGTCGCTCCCCCCGGCTCACCTCACGGGTCGCCAGATCCATGCGCAGGTCCTCGAACTCGAGGACCTCGTCGACCTCCTCGGCGTCGGGGCCGCGACGACGCAGCAGCGCGCGG
Protein-coding regions in this window:
- the mscL gene encoding large conductance mechanosensitive channel protein MscL, whose protein sequence is MLKGFRDFIMQGNVIDLAVAVVIGTAFASIVDAFTSAIINPLIALLGGDKEIGFAVQLLQNNPETLMDFGSLISAVINFLLIAAIIYFVLVGPMNKMKEAAASRKGIEAPATDNELLVEIRDLLAGRPLAHPSDPENPASES
- a CDS encoding HAMP domain-containing sensor histidine kinase — protein: MRTGTAPISLHQRVTLLAASSVGVAVALMAVAAYFVVSGSMYSDVNSRLQQQADQLVNSQLASEFALQSRSTLIALRAFNPNLDAQIVAPSGVRTATGEPFQIGGPEISVVRGESESSLRTSSGKQIYAVGVRDGSTLILAQDLGPTRAALNRLAIVLTLVGAAGIALAAVAGTAVGRTGLAPVARLTRAVERIARTDDLRPIPVAGDDEIARLTSSFNQMLVALGESRERQARLVADAGHELKTPLTSLRTNVELLIAASRPGAPSIPDADRRSLEEDVVGQISELSQLVGDLVELAREDSGEVELEPVAVSEAVERALERVRRRRHDVEFDVELRPWYSYGDSAGIERAVLNVCDNAAKWSPAGGTVTVRMRPVSDAVMELTVSDEGPGIPEEDRELVFERFHRSREARGMPGSGLGLAIVRQVTTRHGGTVEIGDAEGGGAQVRLTIPGSEQFPN
- a CDS encoding response regulator transcription factor; this translates as MKILVVDDDQAVRESLRRSLTFNGYDVELAGDGVEAIERVDADRPDAVILDVMMPRRDGLEVCRILRSRGDDLPVLMLTARDAVSERVAGLDAGADDYLPKPFALEELLARLRALLRRRGPDAEEVDEVLEFEDLRMDLATREVSRGERRIQLTRTEFSLLELLMHHPRRVLTRSHILEEVWGYDFPTSGNALEVYIGYLRRKTEGEGENRLIHTVRGVGYVLRETP
- a CDS encoding MogA/MoaB family molybdenum cofactor biosynthesis protein is translated as MSTRFDPRALPGGRKLPTHVDFDPTAVEPPEPAIAGRAMVVVVTDRMPEREDFIGPLVTELLEEEGFLVGGVVGVAADESEIRKALETAVVGGFDFVVTIGGTGVGPRDITPEVTEEILDQRLPGIAEAIRSSGLTAGAVDSIVSRGHVGVSGSTVVANLAPSRAAIRDGMATLCPLVSYVVAQLSGFDGL
- a CDS encoding S1C family serine protease, which encodes MENENGRGPGDRGPGDEWAAGPGAGLGGSPQHPAGQNPYGGRDPYAGRYPYGEQRAAAPGGPAGPGAPAGPGRPAQGWGDDGRATTAFPPQQHPGQAGPAGPGATTGTPFQGGPGHIGGEPGSTSRKTGKGLVVAGIVAAMLVSGGLGGWIGATVAGGSGEGLSSPISATQPVGQAPDGTVEAVADKVLPSVVSIDVRAQTGRGEGSGVVLTADGLIITNNHVIAMATVGGTIQVRFDDGSKAPASIVGTDPATDIAVIRAEAPRPLTPVALGTSANLNEGQAVAAIGSPLGLSGTVTTGIVSALERPVRAGGAQSDQSTVIDAIQTDAAVNPGNSGGALVNMNGELIGINSAIASLGSGNSGSIGLGFAIPVDQARRIADQIIKQGFATRAVLGVTVSDSPAGDGALVRSVEPGGPADRAGIEEGAIVTRVGERLIENGDALVAAIRSRAPGETVSVTYASREGEPPNTVDVALGEAR